A region of Drosophila suzukii chromosome 2L, CBGP_Dsuzu_IsoJpt1.0, whole genome shotgun sequence DNA encodes the following proteins:
- the LOC108009067 gene encoding uncharacterized protein produces the protein MFLQLFFNDLNKFRHIVIINVNQNFTVSKLKSELFKSVKIPVQRQVIVFLGQILTDDFPVAKAFNRNRADLQAFDGKELVCLLRFRDKMEFKEILSTSSSKMYQKNEKPQDAQSEFVGLEDGCSSASSSASSISGSEMSTPTPSSTCVRSTVNEQGCGDPCQINCCDQGGEGRPPYARVMPEDRRYGVVITNQCDPCDCNVVCVLQHLMESFHSAVDVATLSFSECTPAVSFECFLLMVSRDSDTSDWLLRAMRPMNPPYLCTTFIKHFELVRCSFVIPMVVERELCRIFNIMEKQNCGLDLSKWCVVRKTVLDPCSEDYARKVLFDGHINYELVVYMDNCSKDYIENHCGKILYMFWHLPVDFSTDLPCQ, from the coding sequence ATGTTTTTGcagttattttttaatgatcTAAACAAGTTTAGGCATATAgttataataaatgtaaatcaaaattttactGTGTCAAAACTAAAATCTGAGTTATTTAAAAGTGTCAAAATTCCTGTTCAACGACAAGTAATCGTGTTCCTCGGTCAGATCCTTACAGACGACTTCCCTGTAGCCAAAGCCTTCAACCGGAATAGAGCCGATTTACAGGCCTTCGACGGCAAAGAACTGGTTTGTCTTTTGCGTTTTCGCGACAAAATGGAGTTTAAGGAGATTCTGTCGACCTCATCTTCAAAGATGTATCAGAAAAACGAAAAGCCTCAGGACGCTCAGTCCGAGTTCGTCGGTTTGGAAGACGGCTGCTCCTCAGCCTCAAGTTCTGCTTCAAGTATCAGTGGCTCCGAAATGTCAACCCCGACCCCGAGTTCGACCTGCGTTCGTTCCACCGTGAATGAGCAAGGCTGCGGAGATCCCTGCCAAATCAATTGCTGTGACCAGGGCGGAGAGGGTCGTCCTCCCTACGCCAGGGTCATGCCAGAGGATCGGCGTTACGGGGTCGTGATCACCAACCAGTGCGACCCGTGCGACTGCAACGTTGTCTGCGTCCTGCAGCACCTTATGGAATCATTCCACTCGGCGGTTGATGTGGCCACTTTGAGCTTTAGCGAATGTACTCCTGCCGTGTCCTTCGAATGCTTCCTGCTGATGGTGTCCAGGGACAGCGACACCAGCGACTGGCTCCTGCGTGCCATGCGACCTATGAACCCACCCTACCTGTGCACCAcctttatcaagcattttgagcTGGTCAGGTGTTCCTTCGTCATCCCCATGGTCGTCGAGCGAGAGCTGTGCCGCATCTTCAACATCATGGAGAAGCAGAACTGCGGTCTGGATCTGAGTAAGTGGTGCGTGGTTCGAAAGACTGTTCTTGACCCCTGCTCCGAGGACTATGCACGGAAGGTACTCTTCGACGGGCACATCAACTACGAGCTGGTAGTTTACATGGACAACTGCTCGAAGGATTACATAGAGAACCATTGTGGCAAAATTTTGTACATGTTTTGGCACCTACCCGTCGACTTTTCCACCGACCTGCCATGCCAATAG
- the LOC108011764 gene encoding cilia- and flagella-associated protein 299, whose product MSLINFNKYEDYVDSFITIKDIRYLGNIKVQRKLIQNACGKSCLGSLLTREQFHQRKDKELILLRPRGICGSQLFGDYLNNNDEVLKQFAIREKKLVEKQMSTIVYLVMRSKKGLEISSFLDLEQSLRESRCQSSLDYVDWRGIFEGRKKLMPSRNHLSYFDWYQNRVSYKNSDNFRVGNKRAHSLLIIHVGDHKMCCVNATCDCEYTKNVSRETYFSPTYGYVIFFDHIIRRIN is encoded by the exons ATGAGTCTGATAAACTTTAACAAGTATGAGGATTATGTGGATAGCTTTATAACCATCAAGGACATTCGCTACTTGGGCAACATAAAGGTCCAGAGGAAGTTGATCCAGAATGCCTGCGGAAAGAGCTGCCTGGGCAGCCTGCTTACTCGCGAGCAATTCCACCAGCGAAAGGACAAGGAGTTAATCCTACTGAGGCCACGGGGAATATGTGGATCCCAACTTTTCGGCGACTATTTGAACAACAACGACGAAGTCCTCAAGCAGTTTGCCATTCGGGAGAAGAAGCTGGTTGAGAAACAAATGTCG ACCATTGTCTACCTGGTGATGCGCTCGAAGAAGGGTCTGGAGATCTCCAGCTTCCTCGACCTGGAACAGAGTCTTCGGGAGTCGCGATGCCAAAGCTCACTGGACTACGTGGACTGGCGTGGCATTTTTGAGGGCAGGAAGAAATTAATGCCATCGCGGAACCACCTGAGCTACTTCGATTGGTACCAGAACCGAGTGTCCTACAAAAACAGTGATAACTTCAGGGTGGGAAACAAAAGGGCCCACAGCCTGCTGATAATCCATGTGGGGGATCACAAAATGTGCTGCGTAAATGCCACCTGCGATTGCGAATACACGAAAAATGTCAGCCGCGAAACGTATTTCTCCCCCACTTATGGATATGTCATATTCTTTGACCACATAATCAGGCGCATTAATTAG
- the LOC108005409 gene encoding uncharacterized protein: MKAVTSIVLGSILVLSLLKNVAYAIDLNLNFPAMPKYPSNGKLECREGYHIVVRKATLFHNGNRNEKAWYRPKMACDLEQTCDFELVREQYNYLNPAPTGAFELTINYDCKQDDFQGIPRRIRDYEKNQDCPNDSFLQKHVAYFNDDRIAIDSQAANMEREVIAMSVCAQVKRFRDRNPRPPMDPYLNTVFLIHEKQARNRDFETSPRENTKCQLTNEALARSFKYECRRGTNKWTCNMSSRRTDVAKHDKNNSHLG; this comes from the exons ATGAAAGCAGTTACTTCAATAGTTTTGGGATCAATCCTTGTGTtgtcattattaaaaaatgta GCCTACGCAATAGACCTCAATCTCAACTTTCCGGCAATGCCTAAATACCCATCAAATGGTAAACTAGAGTGTAGGGAAGGGTATCACATCGTGGTTAGAAAGGCTACTTTATTTCATAATGGTAACAGGAACGAAAAAGCATGGTATCGGCCAAAGATGGCGTGTGATTTGGAACAAACATGCGACTTTGAACTTGTACGAGAACAATATAATTATCTGAATCCAGCCCCGACAGGAGCCTTTGAACTTACTATTAATTACGATTGTAAGCAAGATGACTTTCAAGGAATTCCAAGAAGGATAAGAGACTATGAAAAAAACCAAGACTGTCCCAATGACTCTTTTCTTCAGAAACACGTTGCTTATTTTAACGATGATAGAATCGCCATTGATTCGCAAGCGGCAAACATGGAAAGGGAAGTGATTGCCATGAGCGTCTGTGCTCAAGTCAAACGTTTTAGGGACCGCAATCCAAGACCGCCAATGGATCCATATCTTAACACAGTGTTTTTAATACATGAAAAACAGGCACGTAACAGAGATTTCGAGACGAGTCCACGTGAAAACACAAAATGTCAACTTACGAACGAGGCTCTGGCCCGTTCATTTAAATATGAATGTCGGAGAGGAACCAATAAATGGACATGTAATATGAGTAGCAGGAGAACTGACGTGGCTAAACATGACAAAAATAATAGCCATTTAGGCTAG